One genomic segment of Nitrospira sp. includes these proteins:
- the trpA gene encoding tryptophan synthase subunit alpha, protein MRDRRKALNGRQRVGLVHNRLDATFQRLKADNKKALIAYLMAGDPGLAETEQLVLALEQAGADIIELGVPFSDPIADGPVIQQAAERALRNGTSLRKILASVTSLRQRTNIPIILMLYYNSIHAMGCEEFCSAAKAAGVDGLIVPDMPPDEAGPLKVPADAAGLSLIFLLAPTSTTDRRKLVAKESHGFVYYVSLTGITGAKINNVGDIQNNIGKLRKVSAAPVAVGFGVATPEDAAQVSKMADGVIVGSAIVKCIASHQQDPGMVGHVAKFVRSLKAAMAPA, encoded by the coding sequence ATGCGTGATCGGCGAAAAGCATTGAACGGACGACAGAGGGTGGGTTTGGTTCACAATCGGCTCGACGCGACATTTCAACGACTGAAGGCCGACAACAAGAAAGCCTTGATTGCCTACCTGATGGCGGGAGATCCTGGGCTGGCTGAAACCGAACAGCTGGTCTTGGCGTTGGAACAGGCGGGCGCCGATATCATTGAGCTGGGCGTGCCATTTTCGGATCCGATCGCGGACGGTCCGGTGATTCAGCAGGCTGCGGAGCGTGCGTTGCGGAACGGCACGTCTCTCCGGAAAATCCTGGCTTCCGTCACATCGCTGAGGCAACGGACGAATATTCCGATCATCCTTATGCTGTACTACAATTCTATTCATGCTATGGGCTGTGAAGAATTTTGCAGCGCTGCGAAAGCAGCGGGAGTAGATGGCCTGATCGTGCCTGACATGCCGCCGGATGAGGCGGGACCGCTCAAGGTTCCGGCTGATGCAGCCGGACTCTCGCTGATCTTCTTGCTCGCGCCGACCAGCACGACTGATCGGCGAAAACTTGTGGCGAAAGAGTCACACGGATTTGTCTACTATGTCTCACTGACGGGCATTACTGGAGCGAAGATCAACAATGTTGGGGACATACAGAACAATATCGGTAAGCTGCGAAAGGTTTCCGCGGCCCCCGTTGCCGTTGGCTTTGGCGTGGCCACGCCCGAGGATGCCGCGCAGGTGTCGAAGATGGCGGACGGAGTGATCGTCGGCAGCGCCATCGTGAAATGTATTGCGTCCCATCAACAAGATCCCGGGATGGTCGGGCACGTCGCCAAGTTCGTCCGATCACTCAAAGCGGCAATGGCACCAGCCTAG
- a CDS encoding nucleotidyltransferase domain-containing protein — MPGVVRDTMKTTLHTIRPEQREDVLVKIRFELERVSGLRFAYVYGSILESDRVHDVDVGIFLDDAAAEQQAAVVDALAMQLTAAVGLPVDVRVLNEAPLSFLYHVLRGRLLLCRDETFLTDMLEDVARCYLDLAPFLRNATKDAFAA, encoded by the coding sequence ATGCCTGGTGTAGTCCGTGACACCATGAAGACAACCCTCCATACCATTCGTCCAGAGCAGCGAGAGGATGTGCTGGTGAAGATCCGTTTTGAATTGGAGCGGGTGTCTGGGCTTCGCTTTGCCTATGTGTATGGGTCGATACTTGAGTCCGACAGGGTTCATGATGTGGACGTCGGCATTTTTCTTGATGATGCGGCGGCCGAACAGCAGGCAGCTGTCGTGGATGCTCTCGCTATGCAACTCACCGCCGCGGTGGGATTACCGGTTGATGTGCGGGTGCTCAATGAGGCGCCGCTGTCGTTTCTCTACCATGTGTTGAGGGGACGGCTTCTACTGTGTCGAGATGAGACCTTCTTGACTGATATGCTGGAAGATGTCGCCCGCTGCTACCTCGACCTTGCTCCGTTCCTCCGCAACGCTACGAAGGATGCCTTCGCCGCATGA
- a CDS encoding DUF86 domain-containing protein, which yields MTLNPDLIRARCAEIDTSLSRLEEIGRLSRETFLSNQDTRDVACYRLLLAIEAALALCFHVSAKRLHQVPEEYAGCFAALERAGLIPADLSGRLQQMARFRNLLVHVYWKIDYGQVYEVITTRLGDLRAFRTAMAGLI from the coding sequence ATGACCCTGAATCCGGACCTCATCCGGGCACGGTGCGCTGAAATCGACACATCGCTGAGCCGGCTTGAAGAGATCGGCCGCCTGTCGCGCGAGACATTCCTCTCCAACCAAGACACCCGTGATGTGGCCTGTTATCGACTCCTGCTTGCGATTGAGGCGGCACTGGCACTCTGCTTCCATGTGTCTGCGAAGCGATTGCATCAGGTACCGGAAGAATACGCAGGTTGCTTCGCCGCGCTGGAACGGGCAGGACTGATTCCCGCGGATCTTTCTGGTCGCCTGCAGCAGATGGCGCGGTTCCGCAACCTGCTCGTCCATGTGTATTGGAAGATCGACTACGGGCAGGTGTATGAGGTGATCACGACTCGACTCGGAGATTTACGGGCGTTCCGCACGGCCATGGCCGGCCTGATTTAG
- the istA gene encoding IS21 family transposase: MVDQERWAEIRRLRHEERGSISGIARRLDLDRKTVRRSLQQTTWQPYRRAAMTETLLTAHADFVRTRASQVNYSARILYQELRASHEYIGSYETVKRGVAPLREGQLQAERALLRFETPPGQQSQIDWGQATVPFRAGPTVVHVFVLTLGFSRRGFYYACADERLAQFLEAHERAFAHFGGHTREHLYDRPRTVCYADETGRRLWNPTFKAFADYWGFEPRVCRPYRAQTKGKVESGVKYLKRNFLPGRTFVDLVDFQTQLDEWTATIADRRIHGTTHEEPLVRFARERNHLVPLADQRAFQQEARVSRIVAEDYLVSLATNRYSVPFRLIGQRVEVQRRGDTVHIFHRDQEIATHPVLPGQHQFRIQPEHGPGASARLARHRRSTVSDRSPRPDALPEVEVRDLAWYEAVCERTASQEGRP, encoded by the coding sequence ATGGTGGATCAAGAGCGGTGGGCGGAGATTCGACGGTTGCGTCATGAAGAGCGGGGATCCATTTCAGGGATTGCGCGGCGGTTGGACCTGGATCGGAAGACCGTGCGGCGCAGTCTGCAGCAGACGACGTGGCAACCCTATCGCCGAGCGGCGATGACGGAGACGCTGCTGACCGCCCATGCCGACTTTGTGCGGACCCGTGCGTCGCAGGTTAATTATTCGGCGCGGATTCTCTATCAGGAACTGCGAGCGAGCCACGAGTACATCGGCAGTTATGAGACGGTGAAGCGAGGGGTGGCGCCGCTGCGTGAGGGTCAGCTGCAGGCGGAGCGGGCCCTCCTCCGCTTTGAGACACCGCCGGGCCAGCAGAGTCAGATTGATTGGGGCCAAGCCACCGTGCCCTTCCGCGCCGGCCCGACGGTGGTGCACGTGTTCGTGTTGACGTTGGGGTTCAGCCGACGTGGGTTCTATTACGCCTGTGCCGATGAGCGGCTGGCGCAGTTTCTCGAGGCCCATGAACGGGCTTTTGCGCATTTCGGTGGCCACACGCGAGAGCATCTGTATGACCGACCGCGAACCGTCTGTTATGCGGATGAGACGGGGCGGCGGCTCTGGAATCCCACCTTCAAAGCCTTCGCCGACTATTGGGGCTTTGAGCCGCGCGTGTGTCGGCCCTATCGGGCCCAGACCAAGGGTAAGGTCGAATCCGGCGTGAAATATCTGAAACGGAACTTTCTGCCGGGACGAACGTTTGTCGATCTGGTGGACTTTCAAACCCAACTTGACGAATGGACCGCGACAATTGCCGACCGCCGCATCCATGGCACGACGCATGAGGAGCCACTCGTCCGGTTTGCGCGAGAACGCAACCACCTGGTCCCGCTGGCGGACCAGCGCGCCTTCCAGCAGGAGGCGCGCGTCTCACGGATCGTGGCCGAGGACTATTTGGTCAGCCTGGCGACGAACCGCTACTCCGTGCCCTTCCGGCTCATTGGTCAGCGGGTTGAAGTGCAACGACGGGGGGACACGGTCCACATCTTTCACCGTGACCAAGAGATCGCGACGCACCCGGTGCTCCCGGGCCAGCACCAATTCCGAATCCAGCCCGAGCACGGCCCTGGAGCCAGTGCGCGTCTCGCCCGCCACCGTCGGTCCACGGTGAGCGATCGGTCCCCTCGCCCCGATGCCTTGCCGGAGGTCGAAGTGCGGGATCTGGCCTGGTACGAGGCGGTGTGTGAGCGCACGGCGTCGCAGGAGGGGCGGCCATGA
- the istB gene encoding IS21-like element helper ATPase IstB, producing the protein MNAAQLERLRDQLTRLRLLKSRERLEALLQEAAVKELPYADFLDQVLGEEVASKTAKNIAMRTSLARFPFVKSLEVFDFSYQPSLDKKQIQQVATCHFIEHGENVVILGPPGVGKSHLAIGLGLQAIAQGYRVLFTTAAAMIATLTRALTENRLEDKLKLYTIPRLLIIDEIGYLPIDRTGANLFFQLISRRYEKGPMILTSNQSFGAWGEVFGDRVLATAILDRVLHHAITINIRGHSYRLKEKLKAGLVRVEEASTTT; encoded by the coding sequence ATGAACGCGGCGCAACTGGAACGGCTCCGTGACCAACTCACGCGCCTACGGCTCTTGAAGAGTCGGGAGCGGCTGGAGGCCCTCTTACAAGAAGCGGCCGTCAAGGAGCTGCCCTATGCCGACTTCCTCGACCAGGTGCTCGGCGAAGAAGTCGCGTCCAAGACCGCGAAGAACATTGCGATGCGGACGAGTTTGGCGCGATTTCCATTCGTCAAGAGTCTGGAGGTCTTCGACTTCAGCTACCAGCCTTCGTTGGATAAGAAGCAGATTCAGCAGGTGGCGACCTGCCACTTCATCGAGCACGGCGAGAATGTCGTGATCTTGGGGCCGCCCGGTGTGGGCAAAAGCCACCTGGCCATCGGGCTAGGGCTGCAAGCCATTGCCCAGGGCTATCGGGTGTTGTTCACGACAGCCGCCGCCATGATCGCTACGCTGACTCGGGCGCTCACGGAGAATCGGCTGGAGGACAAGCTGAAGCTCTATACCATTCCCCGGTTGCTGATCATTGATGAGATCGGCTATCTGCCCATTGACCGCACCGGGGCCAACTTGTTCTTTCAGCTCATCTCACGCCGCTATGAGAAGGGGCCGATGATTTTGACCAGTAACCAGAGTTTCGGGGCTTGGGGCGAGGTGTTTGGCGACCGGGTGCTGGCGACTGCGATCCTGGATCGGGTGCTCCACCACGCGATCACCATCAACATCCGGGGCCATTCCTACCGGCTGAAGGAGAAACTCAAAGCCGGACTTGTGCGGGTCGAAGAAGCGTCAACGACAACCTAA
- a CDS encoding PIN domain-containing protein, producing MPISRRPEKLVVDANPIISALLGGKAKRLFFESDITEFAVADTAIEEVKRYLPRMAKKLGVSLDFLVYALDLLPLTICSPKIYRRSLKTARIQIAHRDRGDVEILALALALNRPLWTNDKDFGITGVETVTTAELLAIYFPKSA from the coding sequence TTGCCGATTTCGAGAAGGCCAGAAAAGCTCGTCGTCGACGCTAACCCGATCATTTCTGCGCTGCTCGGCGGCAAAGCGAAACGGTTGTTCTTTGAATCGGACATCACAGAATTTGCCGTTGCCGACACAGCCATCGAAGAAGTAAAGCGATACCTCCCCAGGATGGCCAAAAAGCTTGGCGTGAGCCTGGACTTTCTTGTGTATGCACTGGACCTGTTACCGCTCACCATCTGCTCCCCCAAAATCTATCGCCGCTCTCTGAAGACGGCGCGGATTCAAATCGCTCATCGAGACCGAGGGGATGTGGAGATCTTGGCACTCGCACTTGCACTCAATCGCCCGCTCTGGACCAATGATAAGGACTTTGGCATCACCGGTGTTGAGACTGTGACGACCGCGGAGTTGTTGGCCATATACTTCCCAAAGTCAGCATGA